The window ATTTGTAAAAccaagaaaatgaaatgtctAATTCCCATGGATTAGTAATTTATAAGACTAGATAATGCTTTCAGTTTTTTTACTAACAAATGACGTGAATTGCTATTTACTTTTCTCCAGTATGATTGCGATTAAAGTTTCTTGTCCCTCTCCGGTGGAACTTACACAATTATTCAATCAGAAAAAGATGAAGGCCCCGGCAACAACAATGATTAAGAAAGCTCATGCAAAAATGCCAAGCAACTTCCATTGCAAAAGCATCCAAATTTCCCACTGAATTGAACCACTGATCGAGGGCTCCCTGATGTCTTTCAAGTATTCTACCGAAACAACTAATGGCCGCCTTCATTGACCAAACTTAGAATTGTTGTGGCCGACAAAATTTAGTCTAGGCTTTCATACAGCTATTCTTTATCAAATCATGCAACATATATTTATTTGTAAACCAAAAACTTGTAGCAAATATTTGgactttttttggaaaattactgtagcattgCTTTAATTGAtgtatgatgtatgtgagataaaaaaataattaaaaatatattgataatataaataaataaatcttgACAAATAATTTACAGGCACAAACAAACCCATTACGACCAGATGACAAGTTACTATGAACTATGAACAGAGTCTTTTAGAAGTTTGCATCCGAAGAGCAAAAAATTCCTTTGCTAACTTAAATATATGCATTTACCATTCCATGTACTGAGAAATAAGTACAACATTGGCAATAATTCATACGGTAATTCAGATATTTTCAGTAACAGCCCCAGCATtgaatcataaaaatatgaaggCCCCATCAACAACAATAATGATTAAGAAAGCTCAGGCGAAAATGCCAAGCATCCTATTGAGGACTCCTTATTTGTCACATAATTGTCATTATTTATtgggcaaattccactttacccctATGTGGTTTAGCATTTTTACATAATCcccctatgatttcaaaaattatatataaccccctcatggtttggattaaagtgtcaaagtgacgggaatgatcattcgtaacggagtcacctaaaatgtcaaaaatatccttatataaagttgaaaattatttattaaccaaggggggttatgtatatattttaaaaaccataagggggttatataataaagtattaaaccataagggggttatatggtaaagtattaaaccataagggggttagtgtgtcatgtatttataagggtaatttcgacattttcagaagttccgttacgaatgactatttccgtcactttgacactttaatccaaaccataagagagttatgtatagcttttgaaaccataagggggttatgtaaaaaatgctaaaccataggggggtaaaatataatttgcccTTATTTATTTCTTGTACCAAAACATAGTAGTCGAAGTTGAGTTGGACCACAGGGTTGTTAATGTGAACATAAATATCTCATGTGATTAGGGTGGTTCTACACCTCGAATGCAACAAATGTAGTACAATTTAAGCATGGGCTTGTGTTGTAATTAATGTATGCGAATAAAATTCATTGTGTGATTGTAACAAAAGAATTTTTTCTCATAATTTCTTAAATTGGAGAATAAAAGAAGCTGGTAAATTGTAATTAATTTGTTATACAGAAAAAAATTATGTTGTTTCTTCAACTTTATAAatttttggtgtgaaattttttttctttgcttaagaataaaaatttttaaaaatgtaatttggAATAAAAACTAGAAGAAAATAGTAGAGGGATTTTTTACCTCTTAGGGAGTTAAGTGTTACAAAATAGAAATTAGTTGGTAAAATGAGAAACATGGCATACCTTAGCAAGATAAATTGTAATTAACCCAtattattaattaaataaatcttatatacattgacagtgCATACATTCTTACCGTTAGATTCATGACACGtgtgcaaaaattaaattttaaatttaaattttatatagttatcattcatctaATGCTGATAATGTATACAAGGAAATATTAATTCTTATTAATTTATTATGTGATCTTAACTTCGAAGGTGAAACTAATAATGTGGACCATACGGTCGCACATGAGCCATTAATTAAGAACATCTTTAGCTTAAACTCTGACAGCCACTAAGTTTTTAAATTCCATACTTATACCCCTGAAGCAAATGTTTTGAGTTTATCTCTAAAGAGACTAACAGATTAGGTGAATgactattttcctttttcccatgTCTCTGCCATCACACTTTATTGTCCCTATCGGGTGGAACGGACAAGTGAAAATGCCAAGCATTCAGATCTTTTCAGATTAAAGGGCTCCAGCAAGCATTTACTCAATAAAGATGAAGGCCCCAGCACCAAAGAATGATTGAGAAACTCAGGTGAAATTAGGGATGTAATCGAATCGAGTTGCTCGCGAGCTCGGTTAAAAGTTTGACTCGAACTCGGGTTGaccgagttcgagttcgagtcgaactcgagcgCTTCGATAAGATAAACGAGTCAAGTTCGAGCATCCAGAAGCATTGCTCGAAGGCTCGTCGATTCTTATcgagtttttaattttaattatttaatatattattattataaaattacccTTATACCCAAAAGAGTTGTTGAATTTACGAAATATTTCAagtcatataaaaatttttaaagggCAATAATGTCTTTTCACTCAAAAAttgtcaagaaaatgaaaatttctaacTCAAGCTTGATAAGGCTTGTATTGACTCGAGCTCATGCGAGTTGAGCTCGAGTTTTGCAAGCAAgcatcgagctcgagctcgatctcTAATAATAGTACTCGCTCGAGCAGCCTTTTTGCAtgtcgagtcgagttcgagtatgGCGATATTCGgtctcgactcgactcgattacaaCCCTAGGTGAAATTGCCAAGTAACTTCCAATGCAAAAGCATCCGACTTTGATAACCTTTTTTTTGGAAAGCCATTTTgccttaaaagaatttctacGTGTTTTTCCAAGcacattttttaattacttttatatTTCGTGTATATCAAAttactataatattttttttacaaatactttaaaaaatagcaatccaaatgaaAAAGAAGCATTCCACTTCGACGTGGATTGATGACTTTCAAATGGTTACATCatgaaccattttttttcttgtcaagGGACTAGCGCTGCATTTGGGAGGCAAGAAatgataagaaaagaaaagtttggatGGATATATGTTAATTTTTGTCATTTGGGAGAAAGAGtgggaaagaaaataaaagaattgggcAGATTTTGATTTCTCTCCAGAGTCAAAATATTTTCCGCCTAAAGTATACTTTCACAATATGACAGTTTTACCCGTAAAAAGTTTCTAGGCAAAGTTAAATTTCCATGACTTCTAGCTTCCTTATAAAACCCCAGTCAATAAAAAATTCATCTCACTCTTCCTTCTCTTGACCACTAACACTCTGGCGGAGCGAAAATAGAGAAACTATTTGTGCCCTCTTTCTGCTTCAAGATCAGGTAACCTCCTCTTCTATTCATAGTTGCTTCATAGTATTATGGATACATTGACATGGGGTGTATGATGGAATTCTATTTTGTCACATGAATTTCCATAATTCCTTAatgaattaaatttaaaatttcacatgctttagttgtttcctggacacttgattacttgatagCTTATTCTTGGTCTTCTACCTGATTATTTGAATCATTATAGGGCTtcaataatttttcaaaattatcccTCTTTAATAATAGCTAACAATCCTGGACGACAAGTAGGATGAGAGATTATGATGTATGTATTTCTAGGAAAGTTCGTTAATTTGCATTTGGATCAAAGtttaaacaagttggataattgataatttattcccGTTGAATCATCTTAGACATCCATTTATGCTGCACTTAGTACTGATCTTAATCACTCACAACAATGATCAGATTATCACCAATTAATGGCTTGGCATAATCACTCACAACAACCTTTGCCGGTTCTTTTAGTTGGAGTAAGGCAGCATACGACAAGAAATAATTGATTTTTTCAACTAGTATTGGGTGGCAAACTATGATCATATTTTAATGACTTCGTATATATATAGTAAGGTTGTGTGGATAGCAAcaaatttatcaattttattattttaattaccTACTGACTCATAAAACAAATACACTAACAATAATACTTTTAGTTGGATAAGAAATCACACTAAGATTCAAATTAGTTTCACATTCAACAAAAACAACGACAATTAATTGGTGTTGACGTTATTTGCCATGTAACAAAATTGATCATGCGTCAAAGGATTTGTAGCACAAATTATGTCGATCGATCCATTGGGTATCGATCTAAACAAAGTCAAAATATGCGAAAGGAAATATTGATGCAACTTAGGACAAATTAGATATGTAGTCTCGATAAACATTGACAAAAAGTTCCTAAATTTGGCAAACTTGGATATATAGACTTAAACAGTGTTGTGAGGTGAAAAATTAGGGGCAACATGATCGAACACCGGTCTAAAAGAATTATATGATAATTATATTTTAGATGGAGTATTTGAGATCACAAGCCTCACTGTCAAAATTTCAACTACATAGGAAGCAAATTAACTGATTTAAAAAGAGGTGTCTCTTTTTGTTTATTGATTTGCTATATAAACATTTTGATCCTATTAACTTTCGCTaccttaatttcctaattgagGAACCGTCTTATAAAAGTTTCACCACCTCCTCAGATTACTACAATCAGATTGCGCTAAAATTATTTTGAGGTGACCCCACACAATTTGATTAATCCCAATTATACCGCAACGGAATCTGAATCTCACACATCAACCCACTGGAATCGTTTAATCATCTCTCTCTTGTTCTGACTGGCTTCTATTCTGATTTCTGCCAATTGTTGCTGAAACATTCCTTCCATCTCTTCTATCAGAAAACCTTTCGATCCTAGTTCCAATTCCAAGCAAGAAACAATGGCTGACGCTGCTATCAGTGCTACTGTTAAGGTCGTCCTGGAGACGGTCATTTCCATTGCCGCGGACCGTGTTGGTATGGTTCTCGGGGTCAAAGCAGAGTTGGAGAGACTAAGCAACACTGCTGCAACGATCCGAGGTTTCTTGGCTGATGCTGACGGGAAAATGCATAGCCCAGGGGTGCGAGATTGGCTCAAGAAGCTAGAGGATGAGGTTTTTAAAGCTGATACCGTGCTGGACGAGCTCAACTACGACAATCTTCGTCGGGAGGTGAAGTACCGAAATCAACTCACCAAGAAGAAGGTatgcttcttcttctccttctttaaTGCAATTGGCTTTAGTTCCAGCTTGGCTTCAAGGATCCGGGACATCAACACCAACTTCAAAAGGATCAACCAGCAAGCCAATGACTTGGGATTGGTAACCAAGTACCAAATTGAAGCTGCACTCCCTGCTGATGCCGCTGGTGCCACGACAAGCAGACAGACCGACTCTATCATTCTTCCAAACGTTGTAGGAAGATCCGGCGATGAGTCAAAGATAGTGGGGATGCTGTTGACCCCATCTGAAAGAGTTGTCTCAGTTATTCCCATTACAGGCATGGGTGGTCTGGGCAAAACAACTCTTGCTAAATCAGTCTACAACAATACAAAAATTGATGAGAATTTTGGCATAAAGAGTTGGGTTTGTGTGGCTAGAAAAATTGATATAGTGGAGCTGTTTAAATTGATTTTAAAATCGTTGACAAGAACGAAGGTTGAAGTGGATGATAGGGAAGCCATAGTTCAGGAAATTCGAGGAAAACTTGGGGAAAAAAGATTTCTccttgttcttgatgatgtaTGGAATTGTGAACCGGGATTGTGGAGTGACTTCTTCGCCACATTGTTGGGACTCAGTACAACTAAAGGAAGCTGGTGTATTCTCACTACTCGTCTACAACCAGTGGCTAATGCTGTGCTTAGGCATTTGCAAATGAATGGTGGTCCTTATTTCTTAGGAAAGCTATCAGGTGATGAGTGCTGGTCCATCATAAAAAGAAAGGTGCTCGCAAGGGAAGAAGTAACAAAAGAATTGGAAGCAATACAGGAGCAAATTTTAAGGAGATGCGATGGCCTACCCTTGGCGGCAAGTTTGATTGGTGGCTTGTTGCTTAACAACAGAAGAGAGAAGTGGCACTCCATTGTGCAGGAGAGTCTCTTGAATGAAGATCAAAGCGAGATCGATCAAATACTTAAGGTGAGCTTTGATCATTTATCACCTCCATCAGTTAAGAAATGTTTTGCATATTGCTCGATTTTTCGCCAGGATACTGAATTGGGAGAAGATGAACTAATTCAGCACTGGGTTGCAGAAGGTTTTGTTCAACCAGATCGCCAAAACCAAAGATTGATGGAGGAAATAGCGGGTGATTATTTGAGGATTTTGTTACAAAATTCCTTATTGGAAGAAGTAGAAGAGTCGTGGAGAACATATTATAAAATGCATGATCTCGTGCATGATTTTGCAAAATCAGTTCTCAATCCTAAAAGCAGCAGCCAGGATCGCTACCTTGCATTACACTCATATGAAGAAATGGCAGAAAATGTCAGATGGAATAAAGCAGCATCAATCCGCTCGTTATTTCTCCATTTAGGGGGTGGCATATCTGCTGACACGAACATGTTATCAAGATTCAAGCACTTGCATGTTCTCAAATTGTCTGGATATGATGTCATGTTTCTGCCGAGCTCTATTGGCAAACTATTACATTTGCGGTTGCTCGACATTTCATCTTCTCGAATCAAAAGTTTGCCAGAATCTCTTTGCAAGCTATATAATTTGCACACACTAACGATTCGAAATAATGCACTTGGAGGAGGTTTTCCAAAACGGATGAATGATTTGATTAGCTTGAGGCATCTAAACTACCATCATCATCGTGCAAAATTTAAAATGCCGATGCAAATGGGACAATTGACTTGTCTTCAAACTCTGAAGTTCTTTAATGTAAGTCAAGAGAAGGGTTGTGGCATCGAAGAGCTTGGGACCTTGAAATATCTTAGAGGACCATTGGAGATAAGAAATCTTGAACTAGTAGAGGGCAAAGATGCAGCTAAACAAGCAAAATTGTTCGAAAAGCCAAATCTGTCTCGCTTAAGGTTAGACTTTAGACGGAAGAGGGGGCATCAGAAAAGCGATAACTCTGATGAGGATGTGTTGGAAGGTCTCCAACCTCACCCAAATTTGCAAAAGTTGGAAATTCGATATTTTATGGGTGATAAATTTTCGCAATGGCTTATCAATTTGCCAAAATTGGTGGAGTTGTGGATAGAAGATTGCAAGAGATGCAGTGAACTCCCCTCATTAGGACAACTACCATCCCTCAAACGTCTCTTTTTGAACAGACTAGAAAACATTCGATCTGTTGGAGATGAATTCTATGGTATTACTACTAATGAGGAGGGGGAGGATGAGGGCAGATCACGAGCATCAGGGAGCAGCACTAGAAGACGAAAATTCTTTCCGGCCCTTGAAGAACTCCGTGTAGCATATATGAAGAATTTGGTAGAGTGGAAGGATGCAGACCAAGTGAGGTCAACAATAGCCGAAGAAGCAGCAGATGTCTTTCCCATGCTGAGGGATTTGAGCATTCAACATTGCCCCCAACTGACCACTCTCCCGTGCTCATGCAAAATTCTAGACGTGCAATATTGCCGCAATCTAACAAGTATAAAAACGGGTTACGGCACTGCTTCTGTTGAAAAGTTGAAGATTGGCTGTTGCAACAATCTTAGGGAGCTGCCAGAAGATGTGTTTGGATCGAGTTTGCAGCGGCTGAGCATCGAAAGTTGCCCAAGACTAATTAGTCTGGGAGTAAATGGGCTGAAATGCCCACTACCATGTCTTGAACGATTGAGTATTCAATATTGTGTTGGGTTGACCACTATATCCGACAAAATGTTCGAGTCATGCCAGTCTCTGAGGTCCCTGTCGGTGGAGTGTTGCCCCAATCTGGTGTCATTTTCGCTTAATTTGCAGGAGATGCCTTCTCTCGAGGATTTCGCCCTGCTCAACTGTCCGAAATTGATCCCTCATAGGTTCAATGGATTTGCTTTTGCCACCAACTTAAGAAAATTGTGGATCGGTCCCTTCTCCTCAGGTGACTCCTCAATTGATGGTTTTGACTGGTCTGGTTTAAGATCTGCATCAACACTCCGTAAGGTTCACTTAGAAGGGTTACGTCACTCGGATTTCCTGCCACACCAGCTTCAATACTTGACTACCCTCACTTCACTAAATCTGAAGAACTTTGGAGGAATAGAAGTGCTACCTGATTGGATTGGAAACCTTGTGTCCCTTGAAACCCTACAGCTATCGAATTGCGAAAAGCTTCGATGTTTGCTGTCTGAGGCTGCCATGAGACGACTCACAAAGTTAACTAGTGTTGAAGTTCGTCGGTGTCCTCTATTAAGACAACGATACGCTCCCCAAAGAGGCATCTACTTGGAGGAGTAGATTTCAAGTTATTTTGTAAGATTTTCCTATCTAAAGTTCACActcatatatatgtatacaaaTTTTTTGACATAAATTTGCTCTTCAGTCTCTTATACTCTGTTTTCTCCGTCTCTTCTATGAAATTTCACTAGTCTTGCAAAGTTAATCTCTGTAATCCTCTTCTTTTTGGGCAGACCTTGGTTTCTCTTCAAAGATTAGTTTTAACAGATCATGGTTTTGAACAAATTAGAAGAGACCAAAATTCTGGATTTCCTCTGCCTCTCTGAATCACTGAAAGATTTTGAACATCTTAAAAACTCCTTACACTTCAAATTGTTACATTCTATTTGGCCAAGGATGAAATTATTAGCAATGGTGCATACACAATTAGCCTCTTTGTTTGAATGTGTTGGAAAATGTTTCATTTGATTTGTAATGCTACATGTACGTGGACccattcttcatttttctgtCACCTGATATTGCCGGTTTGAACGGACAACATTAAAGCTAATCAAGAAACATTTGCGAAGAAAATTCAAGATACAATTTTCTGTTCAATATACAATAATTTTGGATAGTTGTTTGTCATGTTTCACAAGTTCCAGAAGTTTATACATCACAATTACCATGCAGGCCAGCAGTGAGAGCGAACAAGAAGAAGTCGATGACAATGAACAAGCAGGCAGACATGGTGAACAAAAAAGCACTGATAGTGTGCTCAAACATCAGCTTCATGGTGTTTCCCATCGttgctgaagaagaagaagatcttAGGAGGTTTGTTGTGTAGAAAAGTGATAATGCAGCATTTCTCTCCCCAAGAACTCTTTTATTACCTCCATCCAATTTACTAAGAGTACAAGGAATTGGTGCAAGTTTGCATTCTAGTATGCTTGAGTCATGTAATTGGCCTAAGAACAGGGCATTTTCCTGTACTTTTATGTGTTTGTGAACTTTTACCCTATGCCAATAGCTTATCTTTTGCTctttaagatttttttatttacttggTGCTAAACATGTCTTTTGATTGTGAAAGAATCTGGTCTTTTCCGATTTCCTTGCACTAGTTACTAGACCATAACTTTTCTTTGCTTCCACTGTTCATTATAATCGGAGCCAGACTGAAATGTACCATTGTGATGCTTTCTAGAGTCTTAGGAAGCATAGCTTATGTTATTGGACAAAGGACACCATCGTTTACACACCAATTGTCACACGATATTGCATAATAGGAGAAACTTCTTGAATTCTGGTGGGCTTTGATTGGTTTAAGTAGGATGATGTTTCTTTTATGTTTGTACTGACCCCTTCTGTATAGTTTACATAGATCTAATTGGGCTGCTGCTTCTGATATGATCCCAAAAGTGCATACCTTTAGTTTTTTAAGCTGCAGTATCGGTTTTTCTCAATGCACTGCCATCACTAGTttgttatattgttggtttctGGTTGGCAGATGAACTTTTATTGAGTTGAAGTTTCATTTCTTAGCATTTATTAATTCTAATTTGAATTTGCTTTTCATTTAGGCCATGTCCTCGCTTAAAGGTTGGGATAATACATTAGAGAAGATTTGAGGAGGCTATTGATTACGTAAATGAGCAGCATCCTTCAGATGATTCCTCTGTTCCAGCTGTAAGACTGTTTGTTGCCATAAATTCAACTCTCTAGTTCTGGCTTTTATGAATCAAACGAACTGAACTCTAGCATTTTGATTGTTTTGCAGGATCCCGATCCTAACCTGAAAAATGCAACAGACAGGAAAGAGGCACAAATCCCTCCGGAGCTTATCACTCGATGTGTAGCTACTCTGCTCATGATTCAGCTGCTTTTTGGGTGTACATCTCTAAGATCCTTTATTCCCATCTTGTCTCTTTCTTTGCTTCATAGAGGGCCCACTTGTGATGATGTTTATATTAGAAGTTTGATCACTTGGACgattcccttccccttttcctGTTAAAACTACAAGCTGTGCATATTTTGGTTTATATTTTCCTTATGGCTTATTATCAGTTCAAAGTACTGAATCTCAGTTTCAATAAAGTGGATATTTATGGCTATTAAATTGTAGCCATAATGAAGTTACTGACTCAATCTAGCAACTATTCGTATAATGGGATCACTCCCTTGTTTTGCTTTTTTCAATGAATTAAGGAGGAGTTGAAACTAATCTCAAACTTCGTTTAACTGATAATGAAGCTCACCCTTCACTTGCTTGCTGCTGTTAGGTTTGCatcatatttttgaaatattttctttgtCAACTCCATTTATTGGTTAGAAAGTTCTTTCCGCAGTTGTAGGAATGACACGACTAGAATATCAGTTCTCTATTCGAGAATTGAACATCTGTGCGTACAATGTTTTAAATGCTCTTCATTCTACAAtttgttgttttgttttcttgtgaTGTACACAGTTCGACCTTTTTGCGAATGTATACTTATTGGCTTAATATTGCAGTCATTTATTGCAAAAATGTACAGAGAGGCAGTTTCCACTAGCTGATGTGGCGCAAATATTGGATTCTGCAATTACAAGCTTGAAGCCTTGCTGCCCACAAAACCTTCCAGTTTATACTGAAATACAGAAGTGCATGGGAATTGTCAGGAACCAAATATTGGCGCTTATACCTACTTAGCCAATAAAACTTGgacgtatttctttttcatatctgCAATGTAGTAATTGATTTGATTGCCATCTTAGCTTCTAAGGCTACCATGACAAAGTTTTCTGTTTGTACCCACCAACATCAATGCAATGAATTATCACTTCCATTATACTTCGAATAAGGCCATCTATGTTCAAATCCATGATAGATTTGCCTCTTACTTCCTGCTGTTAAGTAGATTACCTAGCCAGAGATTGTTGTCTCGGCCTGAATTTGCACACATTGCTAGCAGCTGTAGATGTTCaatcaatattcaaaatattgTGTATTGATCTAAGAGCTTTAGTTGTTTTACCCCTTTTAAACAAGATAGAATTTTTGTTATTGTTGCTCACTGCCTGGCTGCAAAGGCCAGGAAATTTCTTGATAATGGAGAAGTATTTCCCAGttcaggaaaaaagaaaaatgaaaaagatatgaattgaagTACAAACTATTTTGGCCCCTGTTGGGGTTTCAATCCCACATCGGCTGGGGGGGTTTGGGGGGTTTAGTAGTTAAGTCTCCTGGGTCGTCGTCAAAAGTTGCACGGCAACTTTTGACGATTGGTCTGGGGTTTAGGTTTGATGAAATTTCCTCTTGGGTTTTCCaagaagatgaaagaaaaaaaagtacaaaCTATTTTTAGTACGTGGTTGGCGAGAAAAAAGTAGAAATCTAAACATCTCTACTTTTAATCAAGTTGTCTTAGGTGAGTTGGTCACTAAATGAAACACAAGGTACAGGCATGACTCGAGGTCAGAAGTTTTAacattgaccaaaaaaaaaaatggtctaCTT is drawn from Coffea arabica cultivar ET-39 chromosome 1c, Coffea Arabica ET-39 HiFi, whole genome shotgun sequence and contains these coding sequences:
- the LOC113699177 gene encoding putative disease resistance protein RGA4, producing MADAAISATVKVVLETVISIAADRVGMVLGVKAELERLSNTAATIRGFLADADGKMHSPGVRDWLKKLEDEVFKADTVLDELNYDNLRREVKYRNQLTKKKVCFFFSFFNAIGFSSSLASRIRDINTNFKRINQQANDLGLVTKYQIEAALPADAAGATTSRQTDSIILPNVVGRSGDESKIVGMLLTPSERVVSVIPITGMGGLGKTTLAKSVYNNTKIDENFGIKSWVCVARKIDIVELFKLILKSLTRTKVEVDDREAIVQEIRGKLGEKRFLLVLDDVWNCEPGLWSDFFATLLGLSTTKGSWCILTTRLQPVANAVLRHLQMNGGPYFLGKLSGDECWSIIKRKVLAREEVTKELEAIQEQILRRCDGLPLAASLIGGLLLNNRREKWHSIVQESLLNEDQSEIDQILKVSFDHLSPPSVKKCFAYCSIFRQDTELGEDELIQHWVAEGFVQPDRQNQRLMEEIAGDYLRILLQNSLLEEVEESWRTYYKMHDLVHDFAKSVLNPKSSSQDRYLALHSYEEMAENVRWNKAASIRSLFLHLGGGISADTNMLSRFKHLHVLKLSGYDVMFLPSSIGKLLHLRLLDISSSRIKSLPESLCKLYNLHTLTIRNNALGGGFPKRMNDLISLRHLNYHHHRAKFKMPMQMGQLTCLQTLKFFNVSQEKGCGIEELGTLKYLRGPLEIRNLELVEGKDAAKQAKLFEKPNLSRLRLDFRRKRGHQKSDNSDEDVLEGLQPHPNLQKLEIRYFMGDKFSQWLINLPKLVELWIEDCKRCSELPSLGQLPSLKRLFLNRLENIRSVGDEFYGITTNEEGEDEGRSRASGSSTRRRKFFPALEELRVAYMKNLVEWKDADQVRSTIAEEAADVFPMLRDLSIQHCPQLTTLPCSCKILDVQYCRNLTSIKTGYGTASVEKLKIGCCNNLRELPEDVFGSSLQRLSIESCPRLISLGVNGLKCPLPCLERLSIQYCVGLTTISDKMFESCQSLRSLSVECCPNLVSFSLNLQEMPSLEDFALLNCPKLIPHRFNGFAFATNLRKLWIGPFSSGDSSIDGFDWSGLRSASTLRKVHLEGLRHSDFLPHQLQYLTTLTSLNLKNFGGIEVLPDWIGNLVSLETLQLSNCEKLRCLLSEAAMRRLTKLTSVEVRRCPLLRQRYAPQRGIYLEE